The genomic segment GGCCACAGATAACTCAGACGAGCAAGGTTGGTAACTGTGTTTGGCTTTATTTGGTTGTAATAATTCCAATTAGAGGTGTGCAATGTATGTCCCTCACTTTGAGCGCCTATGCATTCACTTTCTACAATCCATCAACACTAATAAAATCATTGCTTTGATGACTTGTAGATCAGTTGTGGACTTAACTGCACATGCATATTGTTCACTACGCTGCAAGTTACCAAACTAGAATAGCTGCATAAACATATGCATGGCTGaaataagttaaaatgagtGAACGTTACTCTTAGTCTGAGAGTACCAACTATTTAAGATTAAAATATGAGACTTCTTCTtgatccataaaatgtcagataatgGTGATAGATGTTATTCACTTTCCTAAAGTATAAGATGCAACCTCACTTGACCTTTATATTTCAATTTGCATTGGATTAACATGTTCAATAATCACTAATGACTGTAATGTCCACATGTGCAGCTTATTTCTAACATGATAAGTGTTTTGCAGTGTCTCGCTGTCCCTCTGGTTGGACTCAGTTTGGCTCTCGCTGCTTCATTTTCCATCGCCACGGAAGGACATGGAATGATGCCGAGGTATTCGATTCAACAAAAActattattcttttatttacaCTGTTTCTATGTTGAGGAACAACTTTCCACTAAATGTCcaattgttaaaaaatgaaaagtgctTATGGCAGTCTGGTCAGGACTTGATTATGGAACAGGGTCACAGATTCAAAATtaaatcttcaaatgacaatttTACTTTGACCACAAAACTGTCGTTGCTTAACTGAGGTATTTTGATGTGGGTGTATGTTACTGCATTGCAGGATTTACTTTATGTTGAACGTTTTGTGTATCTTTATGTTTCTTTGGCTTTTAATATCATTTGCAATACCATGCTGTTGTCagtgttttcactttcacatcTCATCATATATGATGTTTGCAAAAAGACCCTTTTgtattcctctctctttcttacttttttttttttctctgtactCCCAACCcaaaattttatttttatgtcacTGTGTCTCGCTCTGTTTCTCTAGAATCTCTGCATCTCTATTGGTGGGAATCTGGCCTCCATCCACAGTGCTGATGAAAACGCCTTCCTCAGTGACCTGATTTTCAGAGTGTCAGGTCACCGACACCATACCTGGATTGGTGGCTATGACGCAGTGAAGGTGAGACATACAAACAAAGGATCTGATACGGCTTTCTCTACcatcagagctgcaactaataattattctcattattgattaatttattaatattataatatatgtaattattgatttatgttttataaaaggTCAGAAAAGTGTCACTCACTTTTTTCCAAAGCCCAAGATTACATCCTCAAATGTTGTCCCGACCAACAGCAAaccaaagacattcagtttactgtcaaaagaggactaaagaaaccagaaaatatccacatttaagaagctggaatttgaactttttctcataaaaaaacacacaaaacaaagttaattcaaatgaatcaaattgcaattattacattttatattatttaatagtATCAATAAGGCCTACATCATCTTCAAAGACCCATCCCACCTGGCTCACACTGAGGCAGATGTTAcaggacaaaacacagacaagcagGTTAAAAAACGTTTTTTATCCTAGAGGAATAAATGCTCTAAATGCTCCAAAAATCTGATCCTGTATTGCTACAGCAATTTCTTAGTGTAATATTAAGGAGAATTGTGCAATACTGATGACAGCAAGACAAATGCcttgtgtgtgtactttgtgttttagttagtttagtatttagttagttttagtactaattactcatttattttattactttaccagcactttctttttttttttatttcaatttggTTGTAcgtgtacaatgacaataaagactatgtTGATACTGATTCTCTTAATTGACTGGTTGTTGCGTAGCAGATTTTAGATTTAATTTGCTGATATctgcaggggaaaaaaactcaacaatcGTCTCTTCATTCATCAATAGTCAATCTGGTCATGAATCAGCACAAACCTACCTCGCACTCTTGGTCTGCACAAATCAGGACTTCATTGATATTTTCATCAACCAAACAATTGATCAGTGAATCcagaaaataacaaacagattgattgataatgaaaataatcacaaGTTGCAGCCCTACGAGATAGTTTAGGTTCTATTTTGTATCTTTTAGGTTGTTTTTAACCTTTGATCAGAGAACTAATGCTTCAGTTCTGAGGTTATTCTTGAGACAGCAGGTTGCTGCTTTGTTGTAATCTGTTGCATTATTGTCAAGCGCtcttattatttttgtgttacGTGTGgtacattatattacatatattcTCTCTTCCAGGAGGGAACATGGTTGTGGAGTGATGGCTCAAAGTTTAACTACTTCCGCTGGTACCTCAGGGAGCCTAACAAccatggaggaagagaaaaCTGCATAGAGATGAACTTTGgaggtataaatatattttttcttggCTTCCTGATGTTGATTTTTATTGTGGAGAAATACTACTGccttaaaatcagtttttgtaCCAGTACAGTTTGCTGTATGGTCATGTGTTGCCCCTCTGTAGGTACATCAGCAGATATACTCACAGCATTCTAGAAAGCTTTAGAAAATGTGCACCTACAGATATTTAAATACATCTTATCCATTAATTTagttgtataaataaataaaacctcctCTAAAACATTTATTGTGGCTTTGCTTGTTTGTCAATCTCTCCCTGCAGGATTATACTGGAATGATCTCCCTTGTTACCATGGAAGATTTTTTGTTTGTAGCAAGGATCTGTGATGCAGCACATCATACTTCACCATGCATGCCACAATGAGAACGCCACTTCCTCTGTAATGGTAGAACTcttatgattattaattctgaTTTTTGATTATCATCTAATCAATGAATTTAGAAAAACTGCTACGATGGTTTAAATATTTCTACTCATTTTACTCAAGTTAATATAagttcatattaaaaaaaaaaccagcaAGCGGCTATGAGGGGTTAAAGCTTCCATCAGCATGAGTTTGAACACAAATGTAATATTACAGTAGCCTTGCTGTACATTGTAGATTACATGTATGTCTTTGAATTGTGTGCTTTGTGTAACAACTGACTGGATTGTGTCTCTTCCAAAATGTCCCACACAGctctattttctttcttgtttgaatcattttaacttCATGTAATCAACTAACCAATCAGTATATAAAACTTTCATTGAAAGCATGTTTTTGTCTGGTCTTGATTCTTTGACTTATTTTTCtgttaaaacataaacacagtaaactgaacatcttgTCATCttgacatttgaagatgtctcCTTGGACTCTGGGAAACAGTGATGATGTTATTTCACCATATTCTGACATTCTAATGAtctaattgattgattgagaaaataattaacagatttattgaaaactaaaataattatCAGTTACATCTCTAACTAAGACAGCAAAATGACATGTAATGGATCCTTCTTGCATGTATTGTTGTCATTTGCAGAGTTATTCTAAACATGCAAGAAGAACTGcatgaaacattattttttagtctgatttgggggggggggggggaggggggggtccACTGAGCCTTCAACATAAAGCTTCTCTATGAACaagaaatcaaacatcacaacTTCCTAAAGTGTGCCAGTTTGAAAAGTTTTTGGGAAATCAGCAGTTTTAGGGGTGCTGGTATGAgtattttgttacctttggacagagccaggcttgTCCTTTCCCCATTTCCAatttaagctaagctaacaaaCTGTAACTttacagcaaaaacacacaacaaaactgAACCGTCTGTCAAGCAGCAGGTTTACAGCTGTCTGAAAGTGAAAAATACCAATTTTGGTGAGAGAAAAGCTTCCAAGATGAGGACTCTCTTCTCCTTGGATTAATAGCATCTCAGGTAACCTGTCCTTacatgtaagtgtgttgtaTCTTCAGTCTTTACCCAAAAACATGTGAtggaaaaggagggggggggggttcttatAATCTAGCCAATACAGTACAGCATTTATATTATGGAGAGGAACTACAGGGGTCCAAGGCTGAGATGATAGAAACTGAACATACAGGACAACTGTTGACAATCTCAGCTTAATTCCAGAACGGcagagaaaaaatattaatagaaAAACACTTGTGATACCTGAACTACTCATCTTCTACAGAAAAGAAGAATGTTTTAGGGTCTGATAAGATCAAATTGTATCTTTTGGCCATCTTCCTAAACCTACACGACTACATTCACATTTCATAGAGCGTTTAGCAGTTTAGCAAAGAAGAATGAGGAACAACGAACAGATATACATGTTAAATCAGATTCACGGATGTACTGTATGCTTTTTGTTTCCTTGTTGTCCCATGTGGGGAGAATCCCCCATCATCTGATATGGAGAAGGCATGCTTTACACTCCACAACTGAAGATGTGTGAAAAGGTATAAAATGACTGACTGctcttcctccatcacatcTATCCTCTCCTCAGCTCTGCCGGTCATCTCTGAAGCAAAGGTAACATTTCAGGCATTTACTAACGTATCGAttatggctgcaactaacaatcattttcattattgattaatccgTCCATTCTTTTTtgattcaaatgtatttatttcttaatCGATAAATATTTTCCAAAGCCAATTCTTcaaatgttttgatttgtgAAGACCAACAATCCACACCCCAAGAATATTTGGGGTGGGAATTTCTAGGAACCTCATGATATGATTCAGTGGACTTTGATGCAATGATAAAACTATTATTGATGGTCTGTAGTcttattattttgaaaagttgactgcatcaattaaaatgaatgaattaaaagcaTCTTACAGTCTCTTGCCTGTGTATGAATAAGAAAATGAGGTGGAGGCAGAGTGCTCCACTGCGTTATTAACgtcatgtctccagcagtggagagcagcctctctgctgcaccatCACTATCCAACATGCTGAGCATGGGCAGGGTTGTTGAGGTGAAACAACCTAAGAATCAGTTTAAATTTAGCATATAATGCTGTAGAGTGTGTTGTATGTCTTGTTTGATACTGCTGTTTGCTGCTCCACTTTGTTAAAATGATTACAAATGACTAATTGATATTCAAAATGGTAGGTGATTAATTTAAAGCTATAGTGCAGgacttttaaatataaatgaacattttttacattgaaGCCCTGCAAAATTAGTTCATACAATGTTGATTAAGCCTGTCACTGCCACATAAATATCTGTGTTTCATCACTACTGAAGCTTTTAATCTGGCGTCAGGTTTGACATTCCCCGATTGGATCGAATTATGATAGTGAAAGGTTAATTTAATCATATTCTAATGTTTTGGATAATACGAGCACATTTGTtgagtttaatgtttaatttgttaTGTTTAACACAGATGGCATCAGGTTGTCACTTCgttttcttcctgtgtttgaCCAGTGGACTGTTCATTGCAGGAACTGTAAGTTAAACTTCCAAAGCGtccttgtctctcttttttgttgtaggagaaaaaaaatcttaaaaattaCTGTCATACACAACTACATTGTTTTCCCATTACACTGTGGTTTAACAAGTCATCATCACCAtgattacaaacacattttcaaaagaaTGAGGCACTACATCTTCATAGCCTATTGAAACCATGGGGAGGTGGGTCTGAAACCTGAGAGACTGTCACCAGAGACCAAAGTTCACATGTTCATATTCCACATACAACACGGTCTACATGTTAGTTTTGTCACAGTATTTGCTACAGAAAATTCGGTTGAGCTGCTGAGTTAATCACTGAAATGATTCCCAGCTTATTAAacaatgtgttcatgttcacaGGTCACACAGTCGGCCACAGATAACTCAGACGAGCAAGGTTGGTAACTGTGTTTGGCTTTATTTGGTTGTAATAATTCCAATTAGAAGTGTGCGATGTATGTCCCTCACTTTGAGCGTCTATGCATTGACTTTCTACAATCCATCAACACTAATAAAATCATTGCTTTGATGACTTGTAGATCAGTTGTGGACTTAACTGCACATGCATATTGTTCACTACACTGCAAGTTACCAAACTAGAATATCTGCATAAACATATGCATGGCTGaaataagttaaaatgagtGAACGTTACTCTTAGTCTGAGAGTACCACCTATTTAAGATTAAAATGTGAGACTGCTTGCTGAATTgattgtttggtccataaaatgtcagataatgGTGATAGATGTTATTCACTTTCCTAAAGTATAAGATGCAACCTCACTTGACCTTTACATTTGAATTTGCATTGGATTAACATGTTCAATAATCACTAATGACTGTAATGTCCACATCTTATTTCTAACATGATAAGTGTTTTGCAGTGTCTCGCTGTCCCTCTGGTTGGACTCAGTTTGGCTCTCGCTGCTTCATTTTCTATCGCCAGGCAAGATTATGGAACGATGCAGAGGTATTCGATTCAACAAAAACTATTATTCCTTTATTTACATTGGTGCTATGTTGAGGAACACCTTTCCACTAAATATCCAgttattaaaaattaaaagtcCTTACAGCAGTCTGGTCAGGACTTGATTATGGAACAGGGTCACAGATTCTAAATtaaatcttcaaatgacaatttTACTTTAACCACCAAACTGTCGTTGCTTAACTGAGGTATTTTGATGTGGGTGTATGTTATTGCATTGCaggatttattttatgttgaacGTTTTGTGTATCTTTATGTTTCTTTGGCTTTTAACATCTTGGAACCATGCTGTAGTCAGTGTTTTGACTTTCACATCTCATCATATATGATGTTTGCAAAAAGACTCTTTTGtattcctctgtctttcttctccttttctctgtcctccCAACCcaaaattttatttttatgtcacTGTGTCTCGCTCTGTTTCTCTAGCATTTCTGCATCTCTATTGGTGGGAATCTGGCCTCCATCCACAGTGCTGATGAAAATGCCTTCCTCAGTGACCTGATTTTCAGAGTGTCTGGTGCTCGCCACCATACCTGGATTGGTGGCTATGACGCAGTGAAGGTgagacatacaaacacagaatcTGATGCAGCTTTCTCTatcattagagctgcaactaataattcttctcattattgattaatttattaatattataatatatgtaattattgatttattgtttgttttataaaacGCCAGAAAAGTGTCACTCATTTTTTCCAAAGCCCAAGATTACATCCTCAAATGTTGTCCCGACCAACAGCAAaccaaagacattcagtttactgtcaaaagaggactaaagaaaccagaaaatatccacatttaagaagctggaatttggactttttctcattaaaaaaatgacacaaaacgTAGTTAattcaaatgaatcaaattgcaattattacattttatatgaaTCTAATAGTATCAATAAGGCCTACACCATCCTCAAAGACCCATCCCACCTGGCTCACACTGAGGCAGATGTTAcaggacaaaacacagacaagcaggttaaaaaatgttttttatcctAGAGGAATAAATGCTCTAAATGCTCCAAAAATCTGATCCTGTATTGCTACAGCAATTTCTTAGTGTAATATTAAGGACAATTGTGCAATACTGATGGCAGAAAGACAAATGCcttgtgtgtgtactttgtgttttagttagtttagtatttagttagttttagtactaattactcatttattttattcctgtaccagcactttctttctttttttgatttcAATTTGGTTGTACGTGTACattgacaataaagactatgtTGATACTGATTCTcaaactgattaattgactggTTGTTGCGTAGCAgattttagatttgaattgcTGATATCTGCAGggaaaaaaactcaacaatcGTCTCTTCATTCATCAATAGTCAATCTGATCGTGAATCAGCACAAACCTACCTCGCACTCTTGGTCTGCACAAATCAGGACGTCATTGATATTTTCATCaaccaaacaattaatcagtGAATCcagaaaataacaaacagattgattgataatgaaaataatcataagttgcagccctacaaGATAGTTTAGGTTCTATTTTGTATCTTTTAGGTTGTTTTTAACCTTTGATTAGAGAACTAATGCTTCAGTTCTGAGGTCATTCTTGAGACAGCAGGTTGCTGCTTTGTTGTAATCTGTTGCATTATTGTCAAGCGCtcttattatttttgtgttatgtgtggtacattatattacatacaTTCTCTCTTCCAGGAGGGAACATGGTTGTGGAGTGATGGTTCAAAGTTTAGCTACTTCCGCTGGTACGTCAGACAGCCTGACAACGCTGGAGGAAAAGAACACTGCATAGAGATGAACTTTGGAGgtataaatataatttcttGGCTTCCTGGTGTTGATTTTTATTGTGGAGAAATACTACTGccttaaaatcagtttttgtaCCAGTACAGTTTGCTGTATGGTCATGTGTTGCTCCTCTGTAGGTACATCAGCAGATATACTCACAGCATTCTTGAAGCTTTAGAAAATGTGCACCtacagatatttaaatatatcttaTCCATTAATTTAgttgtatgaataaataaaacctctAAAACATTTATTGTGGCTTTGCTTGTTTGTCAATCTCTCCCTGCAGGATTATACTGGAATGATCTCCCTTGTCACCATGGAAGACCTTTTGTTTGTGGCAAGGATCTGTGATGCAGCACATCATACTTCACCATGCATGTCACAATGAGAACGCCACTTCCTCTGTAATGGTAGAACTcttatgattattaattctgaTTTTTGATTATCTGGTAACGTctaatgaattaatttagaAAAACGGCTAAG from the Scomber japonicus isolate fScoJap1 chromosome 4, fScoJap1.pri, whole genome shotgun sequence genome contains:
- the LOC128357719 gene encoding galactose-specific lectin nattectin-like codes for the protein MSPAVESSLSAAPSLSNMLSMGRVVEVTQSATDNSDEQVSRCPSGWTQFGSRCFIFHRHGRTWNDAENLCISIGGNLASIHSADENAFLSDLIFRVSGHRHHTWIGGYDAVKEGTWLWSDGSKFNYFRWYLREPNNHGGRENCIEMNFGGTSADILTAF
- the LOC128357720 gene encoding galactose-specific lectin nattectin-like gives rise to the protein MTDCSSSITSILSSALPVISEAKVTQSATDNSDEQVSRCPSGWTQFGSRCFIFYRQARLWNDAEHFCISIGGNLASIHSADENAFLSDLIFRVSGARHHTWIGGYDAVKEGTWLWSDGSKFSYFRWYVRQPDNAGGKEHCIEMNFGGTSADILTAFLKL